A segment of the Lolium perenne isolate Kyuss_39 chromosome 3, Kyuss_2.0, whole genome shotgun sequence genome:
AGGTCGTTCCATTGCAAGGCAGAGCACCGCCGAGCCCAACTTCCCGTGGCTGCCCAGATTGCCACCGACGAACAGAAGAGGTTAGCCCCCCGTGCCACACTGTTATTCTATTCTTATTCCATGTATACTTTATAGGATGTATTGTCGCATTTGTGCTTAGGGTTTAATTTGTTgttcaaaattttaccaattttttCGTATATTTTTTGTTAATCAGCATTTCACAATGAATTCAAAGCCGAGTTTTTATGTTGATTAGGTCAGTGATGTTGGTTTTATTTGGACAGATGGACGGCTCTATGGCTTCTGGGATTGGCAATGAGAAAGCAACTACAGACGTTGATGACTCTACATGGGATGCTTTTGATATTTCATCTTCagaagatgaatatgaaatacCTTCGTTTGATGATGATGATACCATTTTTGGTGATCTTGTATCTGAGTCTGATAATGTGAGTCACtcacattttcatattttatcagTACAGTATGCATGGGAATATCTTGTCCTTGAGTTTTGCCTCCTTGTTGCAAATTTTGTAGATGGACATCGATAATGAAGACATCATAAGTGGTACAGATGATGAACCCACTTCTGAAAATACGAGTGATGTATGTTTTATTTTATCTTACTTGCCTTCTTCCAGGTGAAGATGAATATACATGTAATTTGCTATTTTCCTACAAATTGCGCAGGTTGTTGTAATCAGAAACAGTGAGCTTACCTACTACGGGGATTCTGATTTGGAAGACTTTGCTTATGAAGAGGATGTTCCTGAGCAGTCAAAATCATTAGAAGGGGGGGTTTCACAGCTGTCAAAATCTGAATGCAAAAGCGAAGTAAGATTTTCTTTTCATGCATTGCAATGCATAATAGAACAAATCAAAGTGTCAGTAACAATAATGCCATGTTTGTCATATTTGTTTAGGTGACAGGAAGTTCCCAGCTGGACCATACTAAGCACGAAGATGATAAGGATCCATATGATATTGATGCTGAAATGAACAGACAACGAAAGTATGAGGCTGTAAGGGCCATGACCTTTCTTTCCGAAGAGGCTGCCTATTATTTCTACAACAGGTATGCCAAAGAACATGGTTTTAGCATTCGACGCGAGAAGAAAAAGGAACGCCTTGATGAATTAGGGACATCCACCATTCGGTATAGGCGGTTTCTTTGCTCCAGGGCTGGGCAACATGAAAGCAAGTACTTAGAAATGGAAGACCGAACGTATAGGCCACGACCTGAGTCTCGCTGCAACTGTGGTGCCCATTTCAGTGTGTCGTATAACAGAAAAATGAAGCTTTGGACTGTTCTGAGATTTGACGACAATCACAACCATAAGCCTGCTACAGCTGATCAAATCGTTTTTCTTCGGTCTCATAGAAAGATCAAGGATCATCAGAAATCTAGGATCATGTCACTGGGAGCTGCTGGGATGAGATTATTCAACATTATGAGGACATTTATCAGTGACAATGGAAAATACAGCAGGGTAGGATTTGTAAGAAAGGATCTTTACAACATGTCTTGCCGTGAAAAGAGGAAGATGATTGCAAAGGGTGACGCCAACACAACCATTGGCAttatggagaagaggaagagagaTGATCCCGAATTCTATTTTGATTACAAGCTTGGTAAAGGTGAAAAATTGTTACACCTGTTCTGGTGTGATTCTCAGTCTCGGCAGGACTATGCCGACTTCGGTGACGTGCTGGTGTTTGACAGCACGTACAAAACAAATCGGTATGCTATGTCGTTCATACCTTTTGTGGGAATGAACAATCACCGCCAGACTACTGTTTTTGCATGCGCCATTGTCTCGGACAAGAAGGAAGAAACATATAAGTGGTTGTTAGAAACATTCCTGAAGGCCATGTATCAGCAGAAGCCTAAAGGGATCATCACTGATGGGGACGCTGCAATGATCACCGCTGTTGGTAAAGTCTTTCCTGGCGTGTGGTACCGTGTTTGTACGtggcatattgagaagaacatgaagaagcacCTAGACCCCCTGGCTCACAATGAATTCCGGTCGCTGCTGTACTACAGAACTTCAGAACAAGTATTCGAGGAGAGATGGAGGGCATTCGTCGAGAAGCACCAGACGGCATTAACCAAAGAATGGATGAAGAGGATGTATGCTAGGAAGAAGTTGTGGTCAGCCGCTTATCTAGCGAATGGATATTTCCTTGGAATGAAAAGCAACCAGAGGAGCGAGAGTTTGAACTCCACCCTACACACCCACCTTGACTTTGGACTGACAATGGTGGATATGGTTGTGCACTACGAGAATAACAGTAGCCGTgtccgggaggaagaggcccgccATGACGCCATAGACTCTCAGACACTACCGGTTGCAGTTACCAGGTACAAGGATATAGAGACGTTTGCTGCCTGTAAATTCACTGCTGCAAACTTCTACCTCGTTCAAGGGGAGCTGAAAAAGATTGGGGGCCTAGAGATTGTAGATCAACTTGGATGTGTTGGTGGGGTATCAACCTTCGTTGTGTCATGGATGAATAACCGTAAGTATTTGTTTTCAGTGGATTACAGACCTGAAAGCAAAGAGGAAACAATAACGTGCAGCTGCCGAAGGATGTATCGGAAAGGGCTACCTTGCAAGCACATCTTGTTTGTTTTGCATTATGTGGGGTACTCTGAAATTCCAAACTGTTGTGTTCTCCGAAGGTTCTCGAAGGATGCAAGGTATGGTTTGCCCTCGAGACGCGAGAGTGATTTGGACGGATGGGGATGGGAAGGGGTAGCTGAGCGGAGAAAGCATAGCGAGCTTACCCTCATTGGAGCAGAAGCTTTTGATGCCGCATTGCATGACCCAGAATCTTTCAGCGAGCTTATGAAATGTATGAAAGGCATAATATACAGGAGAAAAGGCGCCCAGACCAGTCATTCAACGGCTTACCATGAGGACGCACAAAACAGAGGAGATGCACCAGTAGTGGGTGATCCTGATCAAGCTGAGACCAAAggagcacctaaacaaaacaagaGGTACTATAAGGACAAGGATACAAATCAACAAACGTCAAAACATGGCAGGATACTGTCACACGACGAGCGGAAGAAGGAGAGGTTGTGCACTGCTTGCAATCAACCAGGTCATAACAGAAACAACAAGATGAAGTGCAGGCTACATAAGGAGTGAGTGTCTGGTTCAGCCCTACTTAAATCGCTTGCACTAATCTTCTACTATTTTATGTGCCACTGACTTGTGTGTTATTTCATGCAATGCAGATATGAGGGACCATCGGAAGTATGAACAACACTACTTGATCGATACACATTGTTGCACTTGTGTATTATTTATTGTACAAACATTGGTCAGATTGTCAAAGGTCGAATTTTGATACTTGCAACACAACTAGGACAATTTTGTTCACGAATGACATAGAGCACAGCTTATGTCTTGCACACATTGCGAATACCATTACAATTTGCCTGAGATCCTTTGTATGATACTTACAAAACAATATGGAGAATTTGTTCACAAATAACATAGAGCACAACTATGTCTTGGACACATTGCAAATATAATTACTGCATCGCACAAACACACTAGTACTTGCCCCCTTGAGTCTTATCACTCCCAGGCTTGCTTCTGACGCTTGTTCATTGATGAAGATTCATCCTGATTTTTGCATCTGGGGCAGATGTGGTCTGATCTCTGGAGGTGAGCTTGTCCCTCGTTCACCGTGTAGATCTTGTTGTATATCTCATAACTGAGATAGCCGTCAATAGCTGTGTATTCGAGGTTCATCCAGGACAGTGGCTTGCATTCCCAGAAACCATGCCCTTCCTTCCGAAGCCGGTTGTACTTGAAGTCCTTCTTCATGTTGGCAAACTTGGGATCAATGAGCTTTGCTGCAAGATCAGTCATTCCAGCCTGCGGTTGACCATTAATCTTGAAAATGTCCTGGATGTCGATGTGTCTCTCTTCTGGAACAGGAAGACCGGCCGCACGAAGAACTTTTGTGTCATTTCTTTTATCAACACTTGTAAAAGTGTATTGCTTGTCCTTGAGAAAAGTCAGTAGGCGCGGACAATGATCCTTGCACCTTTGTCAAGAGCAGCACAAATAAATTCAACAAGTACTGTAATAAAAATGTAGGGACGCTTTAAATTCAATGTAGGGACATAAAATTCAa
Coding sequences within it:
- the LOC139838004 gene encoding 3'-5' exonuclease-like — translated: MASASSSVVAGDEKSTTEKYRILAHGSTYIDVVYTNEAATVDRILRMYEGWLDEDEDRFKFVGLDLEYDSSGHKLAVMQIAMREHVLVFHYIRCKDHCPRLLTFLKDKQYTFTSVDKRNDTKVLRAAGLPVPEERHIDIQDIFKINGQPQAGMTDLAAKLIDPKFANMKKDFKYNRLRKEGHGFWECKPLSWMNLEYTAIDGYLSYEIYNKIYTVNEGQAHLQRSDHICPRCKNQDESSSMNKRQKQAWE